The nucleotide window CACGATCGTCGCCATCGCGCTGCTGATGGCTTTGTTGCCAGCGTCCGTCCACGCGCAGGACGTTCCCGGCATCGAGATCTGCACCGTCGAAAAGACGATGGAGCGGCGCACCTCTTGCCTGCAGAGCAATGTCGACTTCCTGCAGAAGACGATCACAAAACTCACTACTGACCATCAGCAGAAGCTGGATGCCGCCAACCGGCAGATCGAGGCGCTGAAGAACGCGGTCATCGGCTTGCAGAAGCTCGTCGGCGAGTTGCAGACGGCGCAAAACAAGGCGGCGGAAGACGCGAAGAAGGCCGCGGCGCCTGCCGCGAAGGATGCCGCGCCGGCGACGAAAGAAGGCGCGAAGTGACTACCGCGCTGTGATCATGACACCCGATACTGTTCCATGATCGCGCGGTCGGGCTCGTAACCGAGTCCCGGTCCCTGCGGCACCTCCACGTCGCCATTGGCATCGACATCGACGCGTCCACGCCAGAGGCAGGCGGCGCGTTTCATGGAGAACACCTCGACGAAGGTTGCGTCGTCGCGCAGCGACATCAGTTGCAGCGTCGCCAGGAAGCCCGGCCCGAAATACGGTGAATGCGGCGCAAGCCGGACGCCGAATTCGTCGGCGAGCGCGGCGACTTTCAGATACTCGGTAATGCCGCCAACCTTGATGACGGAGGGTTGCGCATGACTCACCGCGCCCACCTTCAGCATCTGCCTGAATTGATGAACCGTGCACGCATTCTCTCCGGCCGCAACATTGAGCCCGCCTTTGGTCCGCACTTCGGCCAGCGTTGCGAAATCTTCCGGCGGCCAGACCGGCTCCTCGAGGAACATCGGCGTGGCGTCGCGGCACGAATGCGCAAACGCAATTGCATCCTCGCCATTCAGCGGACAGTTCAAGTCGACCATCAGCGGAATGCCGGCGCCGATCGCTTCGCGCGCGGCAAATACTGCGGGCGTTGTGGTTTCATGGAGTTTGATCGCCTTGTAGCCCCGCCGCAGCGCGGTCTCGCACTCGCGTGCAATCAGCTCTGGCTTCCCGATGCGCAGCAGGCTCGCATAGGCGGGAATTCGCGTGCGCCTGGCCTCGCCGATCAGGCGGTGCAACGGCACGCCGTTCGCTTTGGCGGCGAGGTCCCACAGCGCAATATCCAGCGCCGATATCGCAAACATCGTAATGCCATAGCGGCCGAACAGATGCAGGTTGCGCTGGATCTGTTCCATGAAGGCCGGGATTCCGGCCGCGTCCGGGACTTGCTGTCCCTGCGCTTGCGGCGCGATCATTTCCTCGATGGCGGTGTAACTGCTTCGCGGGCAGACATAGGCAAAGGCATCGCCCCAGCCGGTGAGGCCGGCGTCGGTCGAAACTTCCACCATGACGATTTCCAGCGCCGAGATGGCGGACGCGCCTTGCTTGAAACTAGCCACCCCGGCGTCATAGGGAATCCGGATGTGGTGGGCCCGAACCTTCGTGATGAGCATGGCACCCTCCCAAGGCGTTCCCTACCTTGTCAGTGGCACGATCGAAGAGCAAGGACTGTCAAATGAAGCGCGGCGCAACCGCCGATAATACCAACGCTTCGCATGAGAGCTGTCCATCATGAACCCAGCCCAGAAAGCGCTCTGGTACATCGAAAGCCATCTCGCCGAAGCGCTGACGCTCGACGACATCGCCGGTATCGCCGGTGTTTCGCGTTTCCATTTGGTGCGGGCGTTTGCCGCTGCGACCGGCATTTCGGTCATGCGTTATGTGCGCGCCCGCAGGCTGACCAAGGCCGCGCACGCGCTGGCCGCCGGCGCGCCCGACATTCTCAGCCTCGCGCTGGATGCGGACTACAGCTCTCACGAAGCTTTCACCCGCGCGTTCCGCGACCATTTCGGCACAACGCCCGAAGCGGTCCGCGCCGCAACGTGCCTCGACCATCTCAAGCTTCAGGAGCCAATCGTCATGGACTCAACCCTGCTCGACAATCTCAAGCCCCCGCGTTTCGAAACCAGCAAGCCGCTGCTCATCGCCGGCATCAGCGAACGCTGCACGCACGAGAACGGCGGCGCCGGCATTCCGAACCAGTGGCAGAAGTTTCACCAGACCGTCGACGACATCCCGGATCGGGTCGGAAAGGTGGCCTATGGCGTCTGCTGCAATGGCGACGATTCCAGCTTCGACTACATCGCCGGCGTCGAGGTCGCCGACTTCTCCGACTTGCCCCGCGAATTCGCCCGCGTGCGGATTCCGGAGCAGAAATATGCGGTGTTCACCCACTCGGAGCACATCTCGACCATTCGCCGCACCGTCAACACGATCTGGAATCACTGGCTGCCGGCATCCGGCATGAAGGCAGCAGACGCGCCGAGCTTCGAGCGCTACGACGAGAATTTCGATCCCGCCACCGGCAATGGCGGGCTGGAGATCTGGATTCCAGTCAAGGAGTAGCATCTCCGCAATGCTGCCCTGCGCCGCTTCATTGCCCGTGATTGCTTGGCAAGCCAAACCGACTTTGCCATAACAGCCGCAACGAATTGTTGCGCGTGCGGGGGCCGAGCCAAAATCCGCCTGCAGCCAAGAGCCAGCCGGGAGGATTCATGGCCGATATCCGCGTTCTCGCCACCGACCTGGAGTTTCCGGAAGGCCCCGTCGTGATGCCTGACGGCTCGGTGGTGCTGGTCGAAATCCGGGGCAAGCGGCTGACGCGAGTCTATCCAGATGGCCGCAAGGAGGTCGTCGCGCAAATTCCCGGCGGCCCGAACGGCGCGGCGCTCGGCCCCGACGGCAAGATGTACGTCTGCAATAATGGCGGCTTTAGCTGGGTTCCGACCGGCAAGATGATCATGCCGGGGCCGCAGCCGGATGATTATCTCGGCGGATCGATCCAGCGCGTGGATCTGCAGAACGGCAAGGTCGAGACCGTCGTCGACAAATGCGGTGAGCATGCGCTGCGGGGGCCGAACGACCTGGTGTTCGACAAGCAGGGCGGCCTCTGGTTCTCCGATCTCGGCAAGCGCCGCGCCCGCGAGATGGATGTCGGGGCGTTCTATTATGTCAAGCCGGGCATGACGGAGATCGTCGAGGCCGTGCACGGTGTGCTGCCCGCCAACGGCATCGGCCTGTCGCCGGACGAAAAGACCGTCTACATCGCGGAGACGCCCACGGCGCGGCTGTGGGCCTATGAAGTCTCCGAGCCGGGCACCATCAAGCCGCGCGACGTGATCTATCGCGGCGAGCGCGGCAAGCCGATCGCGGGGCTGGGCGGCTACCAGATGTTCGATTCAATGGCGGTGGAAGCAAACGGCAATGTCTGCGTCGCGACGCTGGTGTCGGGCTGCATCTCGGTGATCGCGCCTGACGGCACCCTCGTCGAGCAGGTGCCGACCGGCGACCGTGTCACCACCAATATCGCGTTCGGCGGCCCGGAACTGAAGACGGCGTACATCACGCTGTCCGGCAGGGGCGAGTTGATTGCGATGGATTGGGCGCGGCCGGGCTTGGCACTGAATTTCTTGAACAAGTGACGATTGCGCGACAGCGCAATCGTCATTCCGGGATGGTCCGAAGGACCAGACCCGGAATCTCGAGATTCTCAGGTGCGCAATTGTGCACCATAGTTCGATGCTTCGCATCGCCCCGGAATGACAGAGAGTAGATTGCCTTCGCTCCTCGCAATTTGGAGAAGAACTAGAAATGGCCTTTCTTGAACCGGTAACCCTTCGCGGCGAGCACGCGCGGCTGGAGCCGTTGTCGCATGATCACATCGATGGCCTGGTGGAAGCCGTGAAGGACGGCGAGCTGTGGAAGCTCTGGTACACCTTCATTCCGACCGCCGAAAACATGAAACAGGAGATCGACCGCAGGCTCGGCCTGTTCGCGGCTGGCACGATGCTGCCGTTCACGGTCTGTGATGCCGACGGCAAGATAGCCGGCATGACGACCTATATGAACGTCGACGCAGCCAACCGCCGTGTCGAGATCGGCTCGACCTGGTACGCCAAGCGCGTGCAGCGCAGCGCGCTCAATACGCAGTGCAAATTGCTGCTGCTGACGCATGCGTTCGAGAAGTTGAATTGCATTGCAGTGGAGTTCCGCACGCATTTCTTCAATCACCAGAGCCGGCGCGGCATCGAGCGCCTCGGCGCCAAGCTGGACGGCATCCTGCGCAGCCATCAGATCGCGCCGAACGGTACGTTGCGCGACACCGTGGTTTACAGCATCATTGCCGCGGAATGGCCGACGGTGAAGGCCCACCTCAATTATCAACTCAACGAAAAGACGCGGTAACCAGGCCGCGCCAGAAAAGAAACGATGGAAACGTTCGATTATGTGATTATCGGCGCGGGCTCCGCGGGAAGCGTGCTCGCCAACCGGCTCAGTGAAGATCCTTCCAGCCGCGTCTGCGTGCTCGAAGCGGGTGGCAAGGACTGGCATCCCTACATCCATCTGCCCGCCGGCTTCATCAAGACGTTCCACATGAAGAGCGTCAACTGGGCCTATCAGCAGGAGCCGGGTCCCTGGACCGGCGGCCGCAGCATCTACGCGCCGCGCGGCAAGACGCTGGGCGGCTCGTCGTCGATCAACGGCCATATCTACAACCGCGGCCAGCGCCAGGATTTCGACACCTGGGCGCAGCTCGGCAACCGCGGCTGGGGCTATCCGGACGTGCTGCCCTATTTCAAGCGGCTGGAATGCCGCGTCGGCGATTGCGACGAGACTTATCGCGGCCGCGACGGCAGTCTCACCGTCACCACCATGGATTGGCAGGATCCGCTGTGCGAGGCCTTCATGGAGGGCGCTGTCAGCCTCGGCATCCCCAAAAATCCCGATTACAACGGCGCGATCCAGGAGGGCGTGTCGTACTGCCAGCGCACCATTCAGAACGGTCTGCGCATGAGCGCCGCGAAGGCATTCCTGCATCCGGCGCGGAAGCGGGGCAATGTCGATGTGCGCACGCATGCGCATGTCACCAACATCATTTTCGAGGGCAAGCGCGCGGTCGGCGTGCGCTATCTCAGAGGCGGCAAGAGTGGCGGCCCCGTCGAGGTGCGCGCCAACAAGGAAGTCATTCTTTCCGGCGGCGCCTACAACTCGCCGCAGGTGCTGCAATTGTCCGGCGTCGGTTCACCGGAATTGTTGCAATCGCACGGCATCGAAGTCCGCCACGCGCTGCCGGGCGTCGGCGAAGGCCTGCAGGATCACTACGCGCCGCGCTCGGTCGCGCGCGTCAAGAACATCAAGACCATCAATGAACTCCGGCGCGGCCTCAGCCTCTGGGTCGAGGCGCTGAAATGGGCGACCACGCGGCGCGGTCTGCTCTCGCTGTCGCCGACCATGGTCTATTGCTTCTGGCACTCCGGCGAGACCACCGAAAGCTCCGATCTGCAACTCACCTTTACGCCGGCGAGCTACAAGGAAGGCGTGCAGGGACAGCTCGAGGACGAGCCCGGCATGACGGTTGCCTCATGGCAGCAGCGCCCGGAGAGTCGCGGCTATGTCCGCATCCGCTCCGCCGATCCGTTCGCGCCGCCGATCATCCAGACCAACTATCTGGTGGAAGAGATCGATCGCCGCGTCGTCGTCGCCGGCATGAAACTGGCGCGCCGGCTGCTCGCGTCCAAGCCGCTCGCGCCATACTACGCCTATGAGGATTTTCCGGGACCGAAGGTGCAGAGCGACGACGAATTTTTGGCGGCTGCCACCGAGCGCGGCACCACCACGTTCCATCCCGGCTGCACCTGTCGGATGGGACCGGCGGATGCGAAATGGGCCGTGGTCGACGATCAGTTGCGCGTCCATGGCCTGCAGGGCCTGCGCGTCGTCGATGCCTCGATCATGCCGCGCATGATCTCGGCCAATCTCAACGCCTCGACGCTCATGATCGCCGACAAGGCCTCCGACATGATCCGCGGCAAGACGGCGCTGGAGGCGGTGAGGTTCCCGGTGTCGGCTTAGCATTGGTACGAGGAACATGGCGTTCGCGATCAAGGCCGAGATTTCCGATCTGCGGCCGAAGACGTTCGCGTTCGCCGCGCAAAAGACCATGTATGGCGGTAAGCATGTCGCCGAAGGTGACACGGTTTTCGTGTTCGCGAGCGAGAACGAGGGCGGGCATGGCCTTATCGCGCGCGGCGTTGTTATGTCGGCCGAAGCGATCGCCAGGAAGCGCGGCATCATCAGGCAAACACCGCGTGTGAGCGTCACCATCAGACGCACCGCGCTCGCGAAGCGATCGCTGGGGCGGAGCGAGCTCAAGCATTTCACTGACTGGAATGACGGCCAGCCCGGGACCGAGCTCAATTTCAAGTTCTACCGCCAGGCAACGAACAAGATCGCCGGCATCTCGGACGAAGCGGCGGCGTTCCTCGACGAATTCTTCTAGGGGCGTGGATTCATAAAGGCGTAGATGTCCGCTTCTGACTGACTGAGAAGCGGAAATCTTACGATCAGTTAGAGTATCACCGCTCGTGGGCCAACTCGGTCATCGAGGGCAGCAAATGTCAGGGATGGCGACACGGAGGCTCGGCTGGCTTGTCGCCCTCCTGGGCGCAACCTGCCGGACTGCCATAGTTCGTTCGCGCTACGTCCAGTAAAAAGTATGAGTCGGAAGGCGCACGGATGCGTTTCGGCTTTTTCTAACCAGCGATGGCTTGAGGTTCAAACGAGCGGCTAATCGGGGAGGGCTGGACCCGGGAGACAAGACGAGATTGGTGACGAGCCGACGCTCGCGTCAAGGCATTTAGGGCTAGCGCCAGACCAAAGTTTCAACGCCGCGAATCGCCCTTCGCAATAAGTTCCGGCGGCTCCATGCGATGGTCATGGGCCATCGCTTTCGCCGCGGCAAATTGCGCGTAGAACGCGCGCTTGGGGAGGATACAGTGAATTATTGAATGTGACCCAGGGCGGATCACAAGGACATG belongs to Bradyrhizobium icense and includes:
- a CDS encoding mandelate racemase/muconate lactonizing enzyme family protein, yielding MLITKVRAHHIRIPYDAGVASFKQGASAISALEIVMVEVSTDAGLTGWGDAFAYVCPRSSYTAIEEMIAPQAQGQQVPDAAGIPAFMEQIQRNLHLFGRYGITMFAISALDIALWDLAAKANGVPLHRLIGEARRTRIPAYASLLRIGKPELIARECETALRRGYKAIKLHETTTPAVFAAREAIGAGIPLMVDLNCPLNGEDAIAFAHSCRDATPMFLEEPVWPPEDFATLAEVRTKGGLNVAAGENACTVHQFRQMLKVGAVSHAQPSVIKVGGITEYLKVAALADEFGVRLAPHSPYFGPGFLATLQLMSLRDDATFVEVFSMKRAACLWRGRVDVDANGDVEVPQGPGLGYEPDRAIMEQYRVS
- a CDS encoding SMP-30/gluconolactonase/LRE family protein; protein product: MADIRVLATDLEFPEGPVVMPDGSVVLVEIRGKRLTRVYPDGRKEVVAQIPGGPNGAALGPDGKMYVCNNGGFSWVPTGKMIMPGPQPDDYLGGSIQRVDLQNGKVETVVDKCGEHALRGPNDLVFDKQGGLWFSDLGKRRAREMDVGAFYYVKPGMTEIVEAVHGVLPANGIGLSPDEKTVYIAETPTARLWAYEVSEPGTIKPRDVIYRGERGKPIAGLGGYQMFDSMAVEANGNVCVATLVSGCISVIAPDGTLVEQVPTGDRVTTNIAFGGPELKTAYITLSGRGELIAMDWARPGLALNFLNK
- a CDS encoding GNAT family N-acetyltransferase; this translates as MAFLEPVTLRGEHARLEPLSHDHIDGLVEAVKDGELWKLWYTFIPTAENMKQEIDRRLGLFAAGTMLPFTVCDADGKIAGMTTYMNVDAANRRVEIGSTWYAKRVQRSALNTQCKLLLLTHAFEKLNCIAVEFRTHFFNHQSRRGIERLGAKLDGILRSHQIAPNGTLRDTVVYSIIAAEWPTVKAHLNYQLNEKTR
- a CDS encoding GMC family oxidoreductase, which produces METFDYVIIGAGSAGSVLANRLSEDPSSRVCVLEAGGKDWHPYIHLPAGFIKTFHMKSVNWAYQQEPGPWTGGRSIYAPRGKTLGGSSSINGHIYNRGQRQDFDTWAQLGNRGWGYPDVLPYFKRLECRVGDCDETYRGRDGSLTVTTMDWQDPLCEAFMEGAVSLGIPKNPDYNGAIQEGVSYCQRTIQNGLRMSAAKAFLHPARKRGNVDVRTHAHVTNIIFEGKRAVGVRYLRGGKSGGPVEVRANKEVILSGGAYNSPQVLQLSGVGSPELLQSHGIEVRHALPGVGEGLQDHYAPRSVARVKNIKTINELRRGLSLWVEALKWATTRRGLLSLSPTMVYCFWHSGETTESSDLQLTFTPASYKEGVQGQLEDEPGMTVASWQQRPESRGYVRIRSADPFAPPIIQTNYLVEEIDRRVVVAGMKLARRLLASKPLAPYYAYEDFPGPKVQSDDEFLAAATERGTTTFHPGCTCRMGPADAKWAVVDDQLRVHGLQGLRVVDASIMPRMISANLNASTLMIADKASDMIRGKTALEAVRFPVSA
- a CDS encoding AraC family transcriptional regulator; this encodes MNPAQKALWYIESHLAEALTLDDIAGIAGVSRFHLVRAFAAATGISVMRYVRARRLTKAAHALAAGAPDILSLALDADYSSHEAFTRAFRDHFGTTPEAVRAATCLDHLKLQEPIVMDSTLLDNLKPPRFETSKPLLIAGISERCTHENGGAGIPNQWQKFHQTVDDIPDRVGKVAYGVCCNGDDSSFDYIAGVEVADFSDLPREFARVRIPEQKYAVFTHSEHISTIRRTVNTIWNHWLPASGMKAADAPSFERYDENFDPATGNGGLEIWIPVKE